The following are encoded in a window of Candidatus Zixiibacteriota bacterium genomic DNA:
- a CDS encoding T9SS type A sorting domain-containing protein, whose translation MRLRLLTLTLLTFAAAGHSAQAVCPILFWVDAQPTPGSGALVQWTSAQPSGETHAAYGGLTSGKFFIGFGLESQRVGLQLPGVVEGGDHLLVRARFIGDSSVNSEQWQDLAGFTWSIWTDISGSPGTPLCDEVEVPLAEDPQGYQGQWFETLVPCSLSSASTALWLIGRWPDDAVPVVRLSSANANGLIPTVAGFESQPGVPEWQALSNYQLAVEATFLTHAFNCESGSGLSRLPVTPSPAFASTLSYEVLRRVVLSTPSAEVLTELGPFSDLNCLEDTSCPVGVNVSYGITPIGSDPCPQVWTGTFTLAAANNVDVSPISIDQAVNPLDIEPIVVLVFNHHLTDTMKVCTDPATVLSPDVSLRRYAEEGLTLSAQTTEVLIPPAHWQSLTFSPVVGAGGPLGWFAGTVPLTVESMSTGSRDVHLIHMHLQVDISLDVADGSTQSAPDRQRLRVSPSSGSNDGDFAVRIDIAPLSTGASTEPAVSDCLGRCDRIEIVIVNALGQICSQRSIDGYEGLSASLTIPGSRSWPSGVYFCRVNWAGQVAATKLMRLK comes from the coding sequence ATGCGCCTCCGCTTACTCACGCTGACTCTCCTCACATTCGCAGCCGCCGGTCACAGCGCCCAAGCGGTTTGCCCAATTCTGTTCTGGGTTGACGCGCAACCGACTCCCGGCTCAGGCGCATTAGTCCAATGGACCTCGGCACAGCCCTCCGGCGAGACACACGCGGCTTATGGTGGTCTGACCTCCGGCAAGTTCTTCATCGGTTTCGGCTTGGAAAGTCAGCGCGTCGGACTCCAACTCCCGGGAGTCGTGGAGGGCGGCGATCACCTGTTGGTTCGCGCCAGGTTCATCGGAGACAGCTCGGTTAACTCGGAACAATGGCAGGATTTGGCCGGCTTCACTTGGTCGATCTGGACAGACATAAGCGGCTCTCCGGGGACGCCGCTTTGCGATGAAGTCGAGGTTCCCCTCGCCGAGGATCCACAAGGGTATCAGGGGCAATGGTTTGAGACGCTCGTCCCATGCTCCTTGTCGTCCGCGTCGACCGCTCTATGGCTAATAGGCCGCTGGCCGGATGACGCGGTCCCGGTGGTTCGTTTATCCTCAGCCAACGCCAACGGCCTGATCCCCACAGTCGCCGGGTTTGAGTCGCAGCCCGGAGTGCCTGAATGGCAAGCGCTGTCAAACTACCAGCTTGCGGTCGAGGCCACTTTCCTGACTCACGCATTCAACTGTGAATCCGGCAGCGGCTTATCGCGATTGCCCGTGACCCCGTCGCCAGCCTTCGCGTCAACTCTGAGCTATGAAGTCCTGCGACGGGTGGTACTGTCGACTCCTTCCGCCGAAGTACTGACCGAGCTCGGACCATTCTCGGATCTCAATTGCCTCGAAGACACGTCATGCCCGGTCGGCGTCAACGTCAGCTACGGCATCACACCCATAGGGTCTGATCCCTGTCCGCAGGTGTGGACCGGGACTTTTACCTTGGCCGCCGCCAACAACGTGGATGTCAGTCCGATCTCAATCGACCAAGCCGTTAATCCGCTTGATATTGAGCCGATTGTAGTTTTGGTCTTCAATCACCACCTGACCGATACCATGAAAGTTTGCACGGATCCCGCGACCGTGTTGAGCCCCGATGTGTCCCTGCGGCGATACGCAGAGGAGGGCCTGACCCTGTCGGCGCAAACGACCGAAGTGCTCATACCACCGGCACATTGGCAGTCATTGACGTTCTCGCCAGTCGTCGGCGCCGGTGGTCCCTTGGGGTGGTTTGCCGGCACTGTTCCGTTGACTGTGGAGTCGATGTCGACCGGCAGCAGGGACGTTCATCTGATTCATATGCACCTGCAAGTCGATATCTCGCTGGACGTTGCCGATGGGTCGACGCAATCAGCTCCAGATCGGCAACGCCTGCGTGTCAGCCCATCTTCCGGCAGCAACGACGGCGACTTCGCTGTGCGCATCGATATCGCCCCGCTCTCAACCGGCGCCTCCACTGAACCCGCTGTCAGTGACTGCCTTGGTCGGTGTGACAGAATCGAGATCGTCATCGTCAATGCCTTGGGTCAGATATGCTCGCAGCGATCAATCGACGGATACGAGGGTCTGTCAGCATCGCTGACGATTCCCGGGAGCAGAAGCTGGCCCTCAGGCGTATACTTCTGTCGGGTGAATTGGGCCGGGCAAGTTGCCGCTACCAAACTGATGCGCCTCAAGTGA
- a CDS encoding DUF1573 domain-containing protein: MTFDFGYTPSGLKAYHRYWLVNDGDDTLKIQRVKPGCGCTTVPLPSNVISPGDSVPLDLEFDTQKFKGKVHKSVSIYSNEMVRVDTATTNVRKIYFTGMIEDSYGPVKVTPTTAYLDTLGKTEQVITIANSSADPLTLSVTSPPPDYLLLQIPNAEVPAAGKAQLVLKPGPQTPIGAYNGSLTLRLEGKETFSLTIPIYGMGYFQ, encoded by the coding sequence GTGACCTTTGATTTCGGCTATACGCCGTCCGGATTGAAGGCCTACCACCGCTACTGGCTGGTCAACGACGGCGACGACACGCTCAAAATTCAGCGCGTCAAGCCGGGATGCGGTTGCACGACTGTCCCGCTTCCCAGCAATGTCATCAGCCCCGGAGATTCAGTTCCACTCGATCTGGAATTCGACACCCAGAAATTCAAGGGGAAGGTCCACAAGTCTGTTTCCATCTACAGCAATGAAATGGTCCGTGTCGACACCGCCACCACCAACGTGCGCAAGATTTACTTCACGGGGATGATTGAGGATTCCTATGGCCCCGTGAAGGTTACGCCGACAACCGCTTACCTGGATACGCTCGGAAAAACCGAACAAGTTATCACGATCGCCAATTCATCAGCCGATCCCCTCACGCTGAGTGTGACATCGCCCCCGCCCGATTACCTGCTTCTGCAGATCCCCAACGCCGAAGTTCCGGCCGCTGGCAAGGCGCAGCTTGTTCTAAAGCCGGGACCGCAGACCCCGATCGGTGCCTACAACGGGTCTTTGACCCTTCGCCTCGAGGGGAAAGAGACATTCTCGCTGACCATCCCGATTTATGGGATGGGGTACTTCCAATAG
- a CDS encoding archease, which translates to MPYSYKFLEDVALADSAFEVEADSWGELFSGAAAALTAVMVDGGGLAPSTQRHLDLSAGSVEDLLYDWLSEIVYLKDTESLIVASAHADVASAPLWGVLGTLECDRIDPKRHQMGQDVKAVTYHLFSVEQIGNKYKARIVLDI; encoded by the coding sequence GTGCCTTACTCATATAAGTTTCTGGAAGATGTCGCTTTGGCAGACTCGGCCTTTGAGGTCGAGGCCGACAGTTGGGGCGAGTTGTTCTCCGGCGCGGCCGCGGCTTTAACGGCCGTTATGGTTGATGGCGGCGGTCTTGCCCCCAGCACTCAGCGTCACCTGGATCTCTCTGCCGGCTCAGTCGAGGACCTGCTCTACGACTGGCTCTCCGAGATCGTATATCTGAAAGACACAGAAAGTCTAATCGTCGCGTCGGCGCACGCCGACGTGGCCTCGGCTCCGCTTTGGGGAGTTCTCGGGACACTGGAGTGCGACCGGATCGACCCCAAACGGCACCAGATGGGCCAGGATGTCAAAGCGGTGACGTACCATTTGTTCTCAGTGGAGCAGATTGGCAACAAGTACAAGGCCCGCATCGTATTGGACATCTGA
- a CDS encoding RtcB family protein, with amino-acid sequence MSIRESAVQVKPYVWEIPPDAKPGMRVPARILASPVLFESMDDGVFEQVTNVATLPGIRRHALCMPDGHWGYGFPIGGVAAFDLKEGVISPGGIGFDINCGMRLLRTNLTLDEVRPKLTSLMDTLYALVPCGVGSKGVLRLSDAEYKEMTTLGAGWCVRRGMGRPDDLTHIEENGCIPGADPDACSEKAITRGLSQLGTLGSGNHYLEVQVVTPDNVFDPAVAQQLGIDRPNQICVMVHCGSRGFGHQVGTDYLRIFAPAMRRHGITTADRELACAPFDSDEGRSYYKAMICAANSAFANRQMITHKIREGFAKTFDKPDSALGLELVYDVAHNIAKIERYDIDGQPVELLIHRKGSTRSFEPGHPEVPEVYRSVGQPVIVGGSMETGSYLLVGTRTAMQETFGSTLHGSGRTMSRTKAKKLVQGEKLRKSMLDRGIVIRAASLSGLAEEAGFAYKDISEVVETVHALDISRRVVRLLPIGNIKG; translated from the coding sequence ATGTCGATCCGCGAATCGGCGGTCCAAGTCAAGCCCTACGTCTGGGAGATCCCCCCCGATGCCAAACCGGGTATGCGTGTCCCCGCGCGCATTCTCGCATCACCGGTGCTCTTTGAATCGATGGATGATGGTGTCTTTGAGCAGGTTACCAATGTCGCGACCCTGCCCGGCATTCGCCGCCACGCGCTTTGCATGCCGGATGGACATTGGGGATATGGCTTCCCGATCGGCGGTGTGGCGGCTTTTGATCTCAAAGAAGGTGTCATCTCACCCGGTGGAATTGGCTTTGACATCAATTGCGGGATGCGTCTGCTGCGCACAAATCTCACGCTCGACGAAGTCCGACCGAAGCTCACGTCGCTGATGGACACTCTCTACGCTCTGGTCCCCTGCGGAGTCGGCTCAAAAGGGGTTTTAAGGCTCTCTGACGCCGAGTACAAGGAGATGACGACGTTGGGTGCGGGTTGGTGCGTTCGCCGCGGTATGGGACGCCCTGACGATCTCACGCACATCGAAGAAAACGGCTGTATCCCCGGAGCCGACCCGGATGCGTGTTCGGAGAAGGCGATTACACGCGGGCTGTCCCAACTGGGCACTCTCGGGTCAGGGAATCACTATCTCGAAGTCCAGGTGGTCACCCCGGACAATGTCTTCGACCCGGCTGTTGCCCAACAGCTTGGCATTGATCGCCCCAATCAGATCTGCGTGATGGTCCACTGCGGTTCTCGCGGCTTCGGCCATCAGGTCGGGACCGATTATCTGCGGATCTTCGCCCCAGCGATGCGTCGCCACGGAATCACGACCGCCGACCGTGAACTTGCCTGCGCCCCATTCGACAGCGATGAAGGGAGAAGTTACTACAAGGCAATGATTTGCGCGGCAAACTCGGCCTTCGCCAATCGACAGATGATTACCCATAAGATTCGTGAGGGCTTCGCAAAGACCTTTGACAAGCCCGATTCCGCGCTCGGATTGGAACTTGTCTACGACGTTGCGCACAATATCGCCAAGATTGAACGTTATGACATTGATGGACAACCAGTTGAACTCCTAATACACCGTAAGGGTTCAACCCGCTCTTTCGAGCCGGGCCATCCCGAAGTCCCGGAGGTATATCGTTCTGTTGGGCAGCCCGTTATCGTCGGCGGATCGATGGAGACAGGGTCATATCTCCTCGTTGGTACACGCACGGCGATGCAGGAAACATTTGGATCGACACTGCATGGCTCCGGCCGCACCATGTCACGCACCAAAGCCAAGAAGCTTGTTCAGGGCGAAAAACTCCGTAAGAGCATGCTTGACAGAGGGATAGTCATCCGAGCCGCTTCGCTGAGCGGGCTGGCCGAAGAAGCCGGATTTGCCTATAAAGACATCTCCGAAGTGGTCGAAACAGTCCACGCCTTGGATATATCTCGCCGCGTTGTTCGCCTGTTGCCGATCGGCAACATCAAGGGCTAA
- a CDS encoding T9SS type A sorting domain-containing protein, with the protein MKHKLIVLACVSMALLLSTSLAFAQSAGGVDQGGLQSQTLPRCAQVDIPIFLSLAGTDMGAWGLPLILTGGGTIDAIVPGVDQPGGLTIGTGVSGNQGVANFVGCVPDGNYPDFWTVTITTPDDCIGHLELDTAFYPPAGAWVTLDCFALPLALGWSKGEWDLVNEDPYTTSCPDQSTPWNGSLSQQLDASDPDACDIASLSWTLVDDGGLTGATLSSDGLFEYDAVCADKGPHTLTAEVEDQCGATAQCSFDVEVTNTQPTCGTNNNESIHHSASIVDKQLDVDDADGDAITYSLVSVVPPFNGGASVSVSSDGLFNLDGTDCSDVGLHTINFRGSDDCDSIDCSFDVTITSNPPVCNVSGAHQVNWDDSFDKALTTSFVDCGPVSWSIVSEVPAPTNAGSINGATYSFDADCADLGQVYTITVRVTDATGKTDDCDFTIEVINPDPVIDCPDNIDLAILGDLIETDADASDAYGDDLTFSLISIEHLQDPGRVPHNAPSIDPNTGEFSWQTESSDNNDEGLWEVCLDVADGCGGSDQCCFTIDVLAFTLCAGDSGEVTDSIIDAFNGEIVTVYVKIADGYALGGLDLLLCYDQTGLSFLGAEAVGNLAAWEYFTWRHSPQSNCPGGCPTGYLRVVAIADLDNGPANHPDDAEFLLDGEIIALSFLVTSDRNFIGSCLLVGFCTLDCGDNALSSRSGDTTFLPIGSDISCIDQGKTFPRDIINLCNGRVCVQEPPDDRGDLNLNAIANEIGDAVLYSRYFIYGIDVFHSDANLRAVQLLASDVNDDGVVLTVADLVYLIRIITGDAQPFPPGGNPRMSPYASAGSVSYSVDNSAMNVSATTPDGLGGAMFVFRYSGVAIGEPVLTAATQGMNISSSARNGELRVLVSPDANNPTSVASGTQALFSVPLEGTGRIELVDNQVSDAEGQLLSTSAAAINRPTEYSLHQNYPNPFNAGTVIPFDLVNEGDWTLRVYNVAGQTVRTFAGNGVGPQQVSWDGLDENGNSVASGVYLYRVNAGEFVASRKMTLMK; encoded by the coding sequence TCAGCAGGCGGAGTGGATCAGGGCGGTCTGCAATCGCAGACATTGCCCCGCTGTGCCCAGGTCGATATCCCGATTTTCTTGAGTCTGGCGGGAACAGACATGGGTGCATGGGGATTGCCCCTGATTCTCACCGGTGGCGGTACGATTGATGCAATCGTACCCGGCGTAGATCAGCCGGGTGGATTGACGATCGGGACCGGGGTTTCCGGCAACCAGGGCGTCGCCAACTTCGTTGGTTGCGTTCCGGACGGCAACTACCCGGACTTCTGGACCGTTACGATTACCACACCGGACGACTGCATAGGGCATCTCGAGCTAGACACAGCATTTTATCCACCGGCCGGAGCATGGGTCACCCTCGATTGCTTCGCCCTGCCGCTTGCCTTGGGCTGGTCCAAGGGCGAGTGGGATCTGGTCAACGAGGATCCGTACACGACCTCGTGCCCGGACCAGAGCACGCCGTGGAACGGTTCGCTCAGCCAGCAGCTGGACGCGTCCGATCCGGACGCGTGCGACATCGCGTCGCTGAGCTGGACGTTGGTTGATGACGGCGGGCTGACGGGCGCCACGTTGTCCTCGGACGGGTTGTTCGAGTATGACGCGGTCTGCGCGGACAAGGGCCCCCACACGCTCACCGCGGAAGTCGAAGACCAGTGCGGCGCGACCGCACAGTGCAGCTTCGACGTTGAGGTCACCAACACCCAGCCGACCTGCGGCACGAACAACAACGAGTCGATCCATCATTCCGCCAGCATCGTGGACAAGCAGTTGGATGTCGATGATGCGGACGGCGATGCGATCACCTACTCGCTGGTGAGCGTGGTTCCGCCGTTTAACGGCGGCGCGAGCGTGTCGGTATCGTCCGACGGGTTGTTCAATCTGGACGGCACCGATTGCAGCGACGTCGGCTTGCACACGATCAATTTCCGTGGGTCCGACGACTGCGATTCGATCGACTGCTCGTTCGACGTGACGATCACCTCGAATCCGCCGGTGTGCAATGTCTCCGGCGCACATCAGGTCAACTGGGACGACTCGTTCGACAAGGCGTTGACCACATCGTTCGTCGATTGCGGTCCGGTCTCCTGGTCGATCGTCAGTGAAGTGCCGGCCCCGACCAATGCGGGCAGCATCAACGGCGCGACTTACAGCTTCGACGCCGACTGCGCGGACTTGGGACAGGTCTACACGATCACCGTGCGAGTCACCGATGCGACCGGCAAGACTGATGACTGCGACTTTACGATCGAAGTCATCAATCCGGATCCGGTCATCGATTGTCCGGACAACATCGACTTGGCGATCCTGGGCGACCTGATCGAAACGGACGCGGACGCCAGCGATGCTTACGGCGACGACCTGACGTTCTCGCTGATCTCGATTGAGCACCTCCAGGATCCGGGACGTGTTCCGCACAATGCCCCCAGCATCGATCCGAACACGGGTGAATTCTCGTGGCAGACCGAATCGTCGGACAACAACGACGAGGGCTTGTGGGAAGTGTGCCTTGATGTCGCCGACGGTTGCGGCGGCAGCGATCAATGCTGCTTCACCATCGACGTGCTGGCGTTCACGCTCTGCGCGGGCGACTCCGGCGAAGTGACCGACTCGATCATCGACGCCTTCAACGGTGAGATCGTCACTGTGTATGTCAAGATTGCCGACGGATACGCGCTCGGCGGTCTGGACCTGCTGCTGTGCTACGATCAAACCGGTTTGTCGTTCTTAGGCGCCGAGGCGGTCGGCAACCTGGCCGCATGGGAGTACTTCACGTGGCGTCACAGCCCGCAGTCGAACTGCCCGGGCGGATGCCCGACCGGTTACCTGCGCGTGGTCGCCATCGCCGATCTGGATAACGGGCCGGCGAATCATCCCGACGATGCCGAATTCCTTCTGGACGGCGAGATCATCGCGTTGAGCTTCCTGGTCACCTCCGATCGCAACTTCATCGGGTCCTGCCTGCTGGTGGGCTTCTGCACCCTGGATTGCGGCGACAACGCGCTCTCCAGCAGATCGGGCGACACGACGTTCCTGCCGATCGGTTCGGACATCTCGTGCATCGACCAGGGCAAGACGTTCCCGCGCGACATCATCAACCTCTGCAACGGCCGTGTCTGTGTGCAGGAGCCGCCGGATGACCGCGGCGACCTGAACCTGAATGCGATCGCCAACGAGATCGGTGATGCGGTTCTGTATTCACGGTACTTCATCTATGGCATCGACGTCTTCCACTCCGATGCCAACCTGCGGGCGGTGCAGCTATTGGCCTCCGACGTCAACGACGACGGTGTCGTCCTGACGGTCGCGGACCTGGTGTACCTGATTCGCATCATCACCGGTGATGCGCAGCCGTTCCCGCCGGGCGGCAATCCGAGAATGTCGCCGTATGCCAGTGCCGGCAGCGTGTCCTATTCTGTGGACAACAGTGCCATGAACGTATCCGCCACCACGCCGGACGGCTTGGGCGGCGCGATGTTCGTCTTCCGCTATTCCGGAGTCGCGATCGGCGAGCCCGTGCTCACCGCCGCGACCCAGGGGATGAACATCAGTTCATCGGCACGCAATGGCGAGTTGCGCGTGTTGGTTTCTCCCGACGCGAACAACCCGACCAGCGTTGCCTCCGGCACACAGGCGCTGTTTAGCGTGCCCCTCGAGGGCACCGGACGCATCGAGCTGGTGGACAACCAGGTCTCGGATGCGGAAGGCCAACTGCTGTCGACCTCGGCGGCGGCCATCAATCGTCCCACCGAATACTCGTTGCACCAGAACTACCCGAACCCGTTCAACGCGGGCACGGTGATTCCGTTCGACCTGGTCAACGAGGGTGACTGGACCTTGCGGGTGTACAACGTCGCCGGCCAGACCGTCCGCACATTTGCGGGCAACGGCGTCGGTCCGCAGCAAGTCTCCTGGGATGGACTTGATGAAAACGGCAATTCCGTTGCGTCAGGTGTGTACCTTTATCGCGTCAATGCCGGCGAATTTGTCGCCAGCCGCAAGATGACGTTGATGAAGTAG